GGAGCGTCCAGATCGTGAAGGGGAGGACCCCGGCGATGTACACGATGCTGAGGCCGATGATCGAGTTGAGCAGCTGCCAGCCCTCGAGCAGTCGGAAGGTGGAGACGATCATCGCCTCGGCGGGGATCATCTGCACGATGAGCACCGCGATGATGAAGGTGAATCGCCCCCGGAAGCGGAAGCGCGCGAGCGCGATCGAGGCGAGGAAGGCGAAGACGAGCGCCACGACGATCGTGATCGCGGTGACGCCGAGCGAGTTGCCGAGCGCGGTGAAGAAGCTGGAGCGCGCATCCCCGAACATGACCGTCTCGTAGTTGCGCAGCGTCGGCTCGACGGGGAAGAACCGGGGCACCGGCCCGCGGACGAGGTTGTTCGGCAGGAACGAGGTGTTGATCATCCAGTACACGGGGATGATCGACATCACGAACACTACGATCGCGGCGGCGGCGAGCAGTGCGTTCACGACCCGCTTCCGCGGCGAGACGGAGCGCTTGGGCGCGCGGGGCGCGCGGACGCGGCGGCCGTCGGCGGTCTCGGGGATGAGGGTGGCGGTGACGCTCACTTCTCCTCCTCCTTCAGGCTGTTGCGGATGTAGGCGTAGGCGACGCCCATGAGCAGGAGCACGAGGATCACGGCGATCGCGCCGGCCGTGCCGTAGTTGCCGCCGCCGAGCGCCTCGGAGTAGATGTAGACGCCCACCGTGGAGGTCTCGTTCGCGCGGCCGCCGATCTTCTGCAGCGCGTAGATCTGGGTGAAGACGCGCATGTCCCAGATGACCGACAGGATGATGACGACGAGGAACACCGAGCGGATGTAGGGCGCCGTGATCATGCGGAAGCGCTGGAAGCCGGTCGTCCCGTCGAGCTGGGCGGCCTCCAGGACCTCGTCCGGAACCTGCGTGAGCCCCGCGAAGATCGTGAAGGCGACGAAGGGGATCGCGCCCCAGGTGACGATGACGGTCGCGACCGCCATGAAGCTCACCGGGTTCGCGAGCCAGGAGTGGCCGATGAGGTCGACACCGGGCAGCTGGCTCAGCACGTAGTTGATGACGCCGTACTGGGTGTCGAAGAGCCACCCCCAGACGATCGTCGCGCTGAGCGCGGGCATCGCCCAGGCGAACAGGAGCCCGACCGAGACGAGGATGCGCAGGCCGCGGCCGAGCCGCTGCATGAGGAGCGCGATGGAGG
The Homoserinibacter sp. YIM 151385 DNA segment above includes these coding regions:
- a CDS encoding carbohydrate ABC transporter permease; translated protein: MTVAQQAAPAAGLDRVGEAQAPAPGPARTPRRRIQLGPALLLLPSVALLAVIIGWPLIQLFVMSFQEYGRAQVFGAPPEFVGFQNYADILSDQNFWAVLGRSVVFCIVNVVLTIVLGTSIALLMQRLGRGLRILVSVGLLFAWAMPALSATIVWGWLFDTQYGVINYVLSQLPGVDLIGHSWLANPVSFMAVATVIVTWGAIPFVAFTIFAGLTQVPDEVLEAAQLDGTTGFQRFRMITAPYIRSVFLVVIILSVIWDMRVFTQIYALQKIGGRANETSTVGVYIYSEALGGGNYGTAGAIAVILVLLLMGVAYAYIRNSLKEEEK
- a CDS encoding carbohydrate ABC transporter permease, whose product is MSVTATLIPETADGRRVRAPRAPKRSVSPRKRVVNALLAAAAIVVFVMSIIPVYWMINTSFLPNNLVRGPVPRFFPVEPTLRNYETVMFGDARSSFFTALGNSLGVTAITIVVALVFAFLASIALARFRFRGRFTFIIAVLIVQMIPAEAMIVSTFRLLEGWQLLNSIIGLSIVYIAGVLPFTIWTLRGFVNGVPIELEEAAMIDGCSRTGAFWRITFPLLAPGLVATGVFAFIHAWNEFVFALVAMSNASAHTLPIWLQSFQQVNTTTNWAAIMAASTLIAVPVVGFFLVVQGRMANGMVSGAVKG